The Mesotoga infera genome has a segment encoding these proteins:
- a CDS encoding TldD/PmbA family protein — MLEEDILKKAISKALSKGGDFAEIFIEDKDELNIKCSGDAISGLTTVRIKGAGIYVLCGEKSVYVYTNDLSSRGLIDCAERASELMSSCSKRFTGDIVFSMQKAENPNSFEIFPSSVGHERKIRILRETSLAARSAGEIIRQLNIDYFDTDQRIEIYNSVGLKTEDRRITSRLRLQATVEAEGRSKYEWGDFTRPQGFEAFRIDNDYTSFAEEFIKDMAEDLRAVPVKSCIVPVVFEAGPCGTFWHETCGHQLEASAVSRNASDFAGKVGQVVASEKVTLIDDGTIPGLYGSAAIDDEGFPTRKNVLIEDGVLKGYLCDRLCGRRLGIPSTGSGRRQGYTYAPVPRMSNTYLATGSDDDEEMISSVDEGLFVKRLGGGTGGREFSIAVSEGYWIKNGKISHRLRSGFVLNGRGIDMIKKVDVVGFNLKTDSGGFCGADSGLCPVTSFQPRMRISLMPVGGED, encoded by the coding sequence GTGCTTGAAGAGGATATTCTGAAGAAAGCTATCTCGAAAGCTCTTTCAAAGGGCGGAGATTTCGCAGAGATTTTCATTGAAGACAAGGATGAGTTGAACATAAAATGCTCTGGAGACGCCATAAGCGGCCTAACTACCGTTCGTATCAAAGGGGCTGGAATATACGTCCTCTGTGGTGAAAAAAGCGTCTACGTTTACACAAACGATCTTAGCTCCCGTGGCCTCATCGACTGTGCAGAGCGAGCCTCGGAGCTCATGAGTTCCTGTTCCAAGAGATTCACCGGAGATATTGTTTTTTCCATGCAGAAAGCGGAAAACCCAAATAGTTTCGAGATATTTCCCTCCTCGGTGGGTCATGAAAGAAAGATCAGGATACTTAGAGAGACGAGCCTTGCGGCGAGAAGCGCAGGAGAGATTATCAGACAACTGAATATCGATTACTTCGATACAGATCAAAGAATCGAGATTTACAACAGCGTAGGACTTAAAACCGAAGACAGGCGTATAACGAGCAGATTGAGACTTCAGGCCACGGTCGAGGCCGAAGGCCGCTCGAAGTACGAATGGGGAGACTTTACACGCCCGCAGGGATTCGAGGCCTTCCGGATAGATAACGACTACACCTCCTTTGCCGAAGAATTTATAAAGGATATGGCAGAGGATCTAAGAGCCGTTCCGGTGAAGTCCTGTATCGTCCCGGTAGTCTTTGAGGCCGGACCATGCGGCACTTTCTGGCATGAAACCTGCGGTCATCAACTTGAGGCCTCTGCTGTCTCAAGAAACGCGAGCGATTTTGCGGGCAAAGTTGGGCAGGTCGTCGCTTCGGAAAAGGTTACGCTGATCGATGACGGGACGATACCGGGTCTATACGGCTCCGCGGCAATCGATGATGAAGGGTTCCCTACTAGAAAGAATGTTCTTATAGAGGATGGGGTCCTGAAGGGATACTTGTGTGACAGGCTCTGCGGAAGAAGATTGGGAATCCCATCTACGGGAAGTGGAAGAAGGCAGGGATACACATACGCTCCAGTACCAAGAATGAGCAACACATATCTCGCCACTGGAAGCGACGATGATGAAGAGATGATCAGCTCTGTCGACGAAGGCCTTTTCGTCAAGAGGCTGGGGGGAGGAACCGGCGGACGAGAGTTTTCCATAGCCGTCAGCGAAGGATACTGGATAAAGAACGGTAAGATATCCCACAGGCTAAGAAGCGGCTTCGTTCTCAACGGAAGGGGCATTGACATGATCAAGAAAGTCGACGTGGTTGGATTCAATCTGAAGACTGACAGCGGTGGCTTCTGTGGTGCCGATTCCGGATTGTGCCCCGTCACGAGTTTTCAGCCTAGGATGAGGATATCGCTCATGCCGGTCGGTGGGGAGGACTGA
- a CDS encoding TldD/PmbA family protein, with protein sequence MDYLEKYRNIMEALPARFSEAEVDAERNASTVIKCANGEIIETRSSDTTELFIRVSDEKTGYAYTQDLEEEPMEVLLRGLNNSNFVQRRQKDKLNESTVKRTAGVDNESVRPDLGSMKLTAEKLEKTLREADTSISSVTIEIYSDNHSRNVINSNGLDVESFMNLYSVRATVMAEKDGDQYDATFFQSVSDIGSLNLDKFRERIAASLRHQYNATELRSGVYPVLLDSTVVTNIMMTAWQIFSGMKYNNGSSALSGKLGEAIGSSALSITDSPSHKLTGYHYEFDCEGTPSEKQLLVERGKLVGMMHNISSAAGLDSSSSGNAGRYALLSGSIPTDIIITPKIFYVEPGENSLEEMMEEIGEGVYITHSYDVFHSINIGSGGFSIPCRGTLIKNGKPDHNVTGLTINGRLTDLFARVSAAGNDLYIEEFLRKSYCVGGPSLLVERLQINGK encoded by the coding sequence ATGGATTATCTCGAAAAGTATCGAAACATAATGGAGGCTCTTCCCGCAAGGTTTTCCGAGGCCGAAGTGGATGCCGAACGCAATGCGAGCACCGTGATCAAGTGTGCGAATGGAGAGATAATCGAAACGCGTTCTTCCGATACCACCGAGCTTTTCATACGCGTTTCCGACGAGAAGACGGGCTACGCATATACCCAAGATCTGGAAGAAGAACCGATGGAAGTCCTTCTAAGGGGTCTCAACAACTCGAATTTTGTCCAGCGTCGGCAGAAGGACAAACTCAACGAGTCAACCGTCAAACGAACAGCAGGAGTCGACAATGAATCTGTAAGACCCGACTTGGGCTCAATGAAACTGACGGCAGAGAAGCTTGAAAAAACCTTGAGAGAGGCCGACACCAGTATTTCCAGCGTCACAATCGAGATCTACTCGGACAATCATTCGAGAAACGTGATCAACTCTAATGGGCTCGACGTTGAATCGTTCATGAATCTCTACTCCGTAAGGGCAACTGTGATGGCGGAGAAAGACGGCGACCAATACGACGCCACTTTCTTTCAAAGTGTATCCGATATAGGCAGCCTGAATCTCGATAAGTTCAGAGAGAGAATAGCAGCCAGTCTGAGGCATCAGTACAATGCGACGGAGCTCAGATCGGGAGTCTACCCGGTATTGCTGGACAGCACCGTCGTAACGAATATAATGATGACGGCGTGGCAGATTTTCAGCGGAATGAAGTACAACAACGGTTCTTCGGCACTCTCTGGAAAACTGGGAGAAGCGATCGGATCTTCGGCACTTTCAATTACCGATTCGCCGTCTCATAAGCTGACCGGATATCATTACGAATTCGATTGTGAAGGAACTCCCTCCGAAAAACAGCTCTTGGTGGAGAGGGGAAAGCTCGTCGGAATGATGCACAATATCTCGAGTGCTGCCGGACTGGACTCATCTTCAAGCGGAAACGCAGGTAGGTACGCCCTGCTCAGCGGATCGATCCCGACAGATATCATAATAACGCCGAAGATCTTCTATGTCGAGCCGGGTGAAAACTCCCTTGAGGAAATGATGGAGGAGATCGGCGAAGGAGTTTACATCACTCATTCATATGATGTCTTTCACTCGATCAACATAGGTTCGGGCGGCTTCTCTATTCCCTGCAGAGGAACTTTAATAAAGAACGGTAAGCCCGACCACAACGTAACGGGGTTAACGATCAATGGAAGGTTGACCGACTTGTTTGCCAGGGTGAGCGCGGCTGGGAATGATCTATATATCGAGGAGTTCCTTCGCAAAAGTTATTGCGTTGGCGGTCCCAGTCTTCTGGTGGAAAGGCTTCAGATCAATGGAAAATGA
- a CDS encoding transcriptional regulator, with product MKKKEALKFLDRLARGISEMFGSNCETLVHDMSVPKHPIVVIYNGHVTNRKAGSTEDVYGDLAKYKSSYLEGDFINHLAVYKSGKFIKSTTFHLKGEDYHFALGINYDFTYMREFSNVLENFMKVESDLQSAISEAGENKLSSIFDSCLEAIGKPIERMNKSDRLRLISLLKREKAFEFSKAVPYVSSRLNLSRYTIYKYIKESG from the coding sequence ATGAAGAAGAAGGAAGCGTTGAAGTTTCTCGACAGACTTGCAAGAGGCATATCAGAGATGTTTGGCAGCAACTGCGAAACGCTGGTTCATGATATGAGCGTCCCAAAGCATCCGATAGTTGTTATTTACAACGGGCACGTCACGAACAGGAAAGCGGGTTCGACGGAAGACGTTTACGGCGATCTCGCTAAGTACAAATCCTCATATCTGGAAGGTGATTTCATAAACCATCTAGCGGTGTACAAATCCGGAAAATTCATAAAGTCAACGACCTTCCATCTGAAGGGAGAGGATTATCACTTTGCGCTTGGGATAAACTATGACTTCACATACATGAGGGAGTTTTCAAACGTTCTGGAGAACTTCATGAAGGTCGAATCCGATTTGCAGTCTGCCATAAGCGAAGCTGGAGAGAACAAGCTCTCTTCGATCTTCGACAGCTGTCTTGAAGCTATAGGCAAGCCCATCGAAAGAATGAACAAGTCGGACCGACTAAGATTGATAAGTCTCCTGAAGAGAGAAAAGGCCTTCGAGTTTTCTAAAGCCGTCCCGTATGTTTCAAGCCGTCTAAATCTATCTAGATATACGATATACAAGTACATAAAGGAAAGCGGCTGA
- a CDS encoding RidA family protein: MLIEKRIKELGIDLPPSSPPQAMYIPVKRLGNALFVSGQVPMKDGKPFYTGKVGNERSIEYAQEAARLCIVNMLAAVKAYLGDLDRVVSIVKLQAFVNSETGFDRQHIVANAASELLYEIFGEAGRHARTAVGTNQLPLDFTVEIEAVIEIREND, encoded by the coding sequence ATGCTTATAGAGAAGAGGATAAAGGAACTGGGAATCGATCTGCCGCCGTCTTCACCGCCACAAGCCATGTATATTCCCGTGAAAAGGCTCGGAAATGCTCTTTTCGTTTCGGGTCAGGTACCGATGAAGGACGGAAAGCCCTTCTACACGGGGAAAGTGGGAAACGAGAGATCAATCGAATACGCCCAGGAAGCAGCAAGACTCTGTATTGTCAACATGCTGGCAGCCGTAAAGGCTTACCTCGGTGATCTCGACAGGGTAGTTAGCATCGTGAAGCTCCAGGCCTTCGTGAACAGCGAAACGGGCTTCGACAGGCAGCATATCGTTGCGAATGCGGCTTCGGAACTCCTGTATGAAATATTCGGAGAGGCTGGAAGGCACGCCCGCACTGCAGTCGGAACGAACCAGCTGCCGTTGGATTTCACGGTCGAGATTGAGGCAGTAATCGAGATTAGAGAGAACGATTAA